One Mobula hypostoma chromosome 5, sMobHyp1.1, whole genome shotgun sequence DNA segment encodes these proteins:
- the LOC134346253 gene encoding uncharacterized protein LOC134346253 isoform X3: MGCFGRSQAVLGSILWLHLMQIRGAMGIVMVQQTPATLSVMEGKPFRLRCQLNTTEVTPLETVIFKWTIGNSQLQFTKTLMNITYWNNSTNQSREMHVEEEEQGWATSLVVVSARRGDSGEYLCDITVIRPMSMQNDYHGNGTRVEVLAAGALPSSSWYLFLIGLVPLLLFATWMLVRKDCQGEMASLLPPLTFPPSLTGIVFRQRNRTVFQSKKHCGFSSSRGRRVLSSAGS; this comes from the exons GTGCAATGGGGATTGTCATGGTCCAGCAGACCCCAGCTACCCTCTCTGTGATGGAAGGGAAACCATTCCGTCTCCGCTGCCAGCTCAATACGACAGAGGTCACGCCACTGGAAACGGTGATCTTCAAATGGACCATAGGGAACTCCCAGCTCCAATTCACAAAGACCCTGATGAACATCACATACTGGAACAACAGCACAAATCAGAGCAGGGAGATGCACGTCGAGGAAGAGGAACAGGGCTGGGCAACCAGCCTGGTGGTGGTGAGCGCAAGGAGAGGGGACAGTGGTGAATACCTGTGTGACATCACTGTTATCAGGCCGATGTCAATGCAGAACGACTACCATGGCAATGGCACCAGGGTGGAAGTACTCG CTGCAGGGGCACTGCCTTCCTCCTCGTGGTACCTCTTTCTAATTGGGCTGGTTCCGCTCCTGTTGTTTGCTACCTGGATGTTGGTGAGGAAAGACTGCCAAGGTGAGATGGCCTCCCTACTCCCACCCTTAACCTTCCCACCATCCCTCACTGGAATCGTTTTCCGTCAACGGAACAGAACAGTGTTTCAGTCaaagaaacactgcggattcagcagCAGTCGCGGGCGGCGGGTCCTGAGCtccgccgggtcctaa